The nucleotide window CGCCCTCGTGCTGGCCTCCTTCGCCCTGGGCGTCAGCCTGGTGAGCTTGGGCTGCGAGCGGCGAGCGGACGTGACCGCGGAGCCTCGCGGTGAGCAAGCGAGTTCGACGTCGACCGGGCAGCCCGGCGCGCGCCCGCCCGCGCCCGCACTCGATGACGATCCCGCACCCGCGACGGTTCCGACGGTGCAAAAGGTCGACCCCGCTTTGGCGGCCGTCCCGGTGGCAAGCACCGGCGGCGCTACGACGACCCCGAACGCTTCCGCCGCAACTGCGAAGGCTGGTGTGGCGGTGAAGCGGCTGGTGGTGACGCACGCCATCGAGGGGCGAGAGCCCGCGAAGACCGCGGAGTTCCGCGCGGGGCAGGGGCCGATCGTGGCCTTCATCGAAGCCCGCAACGGCCAGGACGAAAGTGCGCGGATCGTCGTCACCTTCGAGCACCAATCCGGCAAGCGCGTCGGCTTCGTGAAGCTGGATATTCCCGAGCACCAGTCCCGCTGGCGCACCTGGGCTCGCAGCACGCACGTGACCCAGAGCGGGGAATGGACGGCCGTGGTGCGAGACGTGGACGGCGTGGAACTGGCTCGCCAGAGTTTCGAAGTTCAAGGCTGAGGGCGTCAGAAGATCGCGTGCAGCGTCGCGAGCAACACGAGCCACACGCCTCCCAGGTAGTGCCAGTACTGCGTGATCAGCACGACCCCCTGACGACGGGAACTCGAGTACTCGCCGCCGGCGGCGCGGCGTAGCACCCAAGCGACGGCGAGCAGTCCACCCGCGACGTGAAGCGCGTGGAGGATGACGAGCAGTGCGAAACAGAACGTCGGCAGCGCGCGGTCTGCGGGGATGGCTGCCTTCGAGACACTGGCGAGCGCAGCAGCCTGTGCCACTACGAAGATGGTGCCCAGCAAGAACACGAGGGTCAGCCCGCGCTGCACGGCGACGTGTCGGTTTCGGCGCAGTGCGCGCGCCGCCCACTCCATCGTCAGCGAGAGCAGGACGAGCAGCGCCGTCCCCGGCCACAGGCTGTTCAGGGGCAGGGGCGTCCAGCTAGGCGCCTTCGAGTAGGTCACCAACACCGCGACCAAGCTGGCGCCGAAGAGCATCGACAGCGACAGCAAGACCACCACCATCCCGATCTGGGAGGTGGAGGCGCGGAAGCTCGGTTCGCGCCCGGGCGCGAAGGGCACCATGCCCCATGATTGGTGCCGCTCCAGGCTTGACGCAAGTCATGTGCGCAGGAATCGGTCGAGCAGTTCCGCAAGAAGCTCGGGTCGATGGCGCTGCAGCATGTGCCCTGCGTTTGGCAAGGTGTGGCGCTCGACTCGGCCGAAGCATGCGAGGCGTCGGTCGATCTCGCTCCCCAACGCCCGATAGCTCGACTGCTCGCCTTCGACGTACATCACGGGACACTGCACCTGACGCCAGAACGCTTCCGCAACCTCCGCTCGAAACGGGTAAGGCCCACGCGTCAGGTGCAGGGGGTCGTGCTTGAAGCGACGCCTGCCATCCGGCAGCTCGTGGGTACCCAGTCGGGCCAGGCGTTGCGCCAGCTCGACGGACAGCAGTCCGTCCGCTGCCTGCAAACGTTTCGCGGCAGCGTCCAGGTTCGGGAGAGCACTGGGCTGCTGGCCGACCCGTCGTCTCCACGCTTCGACCCACCCACGCACGCGCGCGACTGGGTCCGCGTCGTCCTGCGGGGGACCGATCCCTTCGAGCAGCGCGAGTGCAGTGACTCGCTCGGGAAAGGCGCCAGCGAAATAGGATGCCACCGTGCCACCCATCGAGTGGCCCACGACCGCAACTCGATCCAGGGCGAGGGCGTCGACGAGACCCGCGACGTCCGGCAGGTAGTCGAAGAAGTGATAGTAGCCACCGCCACCCACTCGGTCGCTATCCCCGTGGCCACGTAGATCCGGGGCGATGACCCGGAAATCCTGGAGACCCGCATCCGTCAGGGGAGCCCAGGTCCAAGCGTTG belongs to Polyangiaceae bacterium and includes:
- a CDS encoding DUF2914 domain-containing protein; translated protein: MTIDRTTRVTAVSALVLASFALGVSLVSLGCERRADVTAEPRGEQASSTSTGQPGARPPAPALDDDPAPATVPTVQKVDPALAAVPVASTGGATTTPNASAATAKAGVAVKRLVVTHAIEGREPAKTAEFRAGQGPIVAFIEARNGQDESARIVVTFEHQSGKRVGFVKLDIPEHQSRWRTWARSTHVTQSGEWTAVVRDVDGVELARQSFEVQG
- a CDS encoding alpha/beta hydrolase — encoded protein: MRLETGLTLHVLEWGPEQAPPLLCLHGFLDNAWTWAPLTDAGLQDFRVIAPDLRGHGDSDRVGGGGYYHFFDYLPDVAGLVDALALDRVAVVGHSMGGTVASYFAGAFPERVTALALLEGIGPPQDDADPVARVRGWVEAWRRRVGQQPSALPNLDAAAKRLQAADGLLSVELAQRLARLGTHELPDGRRRFKHDPLHLTRGPYPFRAEVAEAFWRQVQCPVMYVEGEQSSYRALGSEIDRRLACFGRVERHTLPNAGHMLQRHRPELLAELLDRFLRT
- a CDS encoding cytochrome c oxidase subunit 3 — its product is MVPFAPGREPSFRASTSQIGMVVVLLSLSMLFGASLVAVLVTYSKAPSWTPLPLNSLWPGTALLVLLSLTMEWAARALRRNRHVAVQRGLTLVFLLGTIFVVAQAAALASVSKAAIPADRALPTFCFALLVILHALHVAGGLLAVAWVLRRAAGGEYSSSRRQGVVLITQYWHYLGGVWLVLLATLHAIF